One Mycobacterium sp. SMC-4 DNA window includes the following coding sequences:
- a CDS encoding DUF5302 domain-containing protein has protein sequence MASKAEPADGSDDDTKRRFREALERKNAKSGGGSTRSGGPAPQSRAHGPVENRREFRRKSG, from the coding sequence ATGGCATCGAAGGCTGAGCCCGCAGACGGATCCGACGACGACACCAAGCGCCGGTTCCGGGAGGCGCTGGAGCGCAAGAACGCCAAATCGGGCGGTGGCTCGACCCGCTCGGGCGGTCCGGCGCCGCAGTCGCGCGCCCACGGTCCGGTCGAGAACAGGCGCGAATTCCGCCGCAAGAGCGGCTGA
- a CDS encoding cation acetate symporter: MTTFLAQSETVGNPLANIGIFSLFVIVTMVVVIRASKRNATAAEFFTGGRGFTGTQNGVAIAGDYLSAASFLGIAGAIAVYGYDGFLYSIGFLVAWLVALLLVAELLRNTGKFTMADVLSFRLKQRPVRLAAATNTLTVSLFYLLAQMAGAGGLVALLLDINSRAGQSVVIAVVGVLMIAYVLIGGMKGTTWVQIIKAVLLIAGAGLMTFMVLAKFGLNFSEILGSAQSAISGATTAGVADRDVLAPGAQYGGSLTSQINFISLALALVLGTAGLPHVLMRFYTVPTAKEARRSVVWAIALIGAFYLFTLVLGYGAAAIVGPDRILGAAGGVNSAAPLLAFQLGGVVLLGIISAVAFATILAVVAGLTITASASFAHDIYATVRKSHKVTEHEQVRVSRITAVVLGALAIGLGILANGQNIAFLVALAFAVAAAANLPTIVYSLYWKRFNTRGALWSMYGGLISTIVLIVFSPAVSGSPTSMIPGSDFAWFPLANPGIVSIPLAFVLGIVGTLTSPDDEDPKVAAEMEVRSLTGIGAEKAVAH, translated from the coding sequence ATGACCACCTTCCTGGCGCAATCCGAAACCGTCGGCAACCCGCTGGCCAACATCGGCATCTTCAGCCTGTTCGTCATCGTGACCATGGTGGTGGTGATCCGGGCCAGCAAGCGCAACGCCACCGCCGCGGAGTTCTTCACCGGAGGACGCGGCTTCACCGGCACCCAGAACGGCGTCGCGATCGCCGGCGACTACCTGTCGGCGGCCAGCTTCCTCGGGATCGCCGGCGCGATCGCGGTGTACGGCTACGACGGCTTCCTGTACTCCATCGGCTTCCTGGTGGCCTGGCTGGTCGCCCTGCTGCTGGTCGCTGAGTTACTGCGCAACACCGGCAAATTCACCATGGCCGACGTGCTGAGCTTCCGGCTCAAGCAGCGTCCGGTCCGATTGGCCGCGGCCACCAACACCCTCACGGTGTCGTTGTTCTACCTGCTGGCACAGATGGCCGGCGCCGGCGGCCTGGTGGCCTTGCTGCTCGACATCAACAGCCGTGCCGGGCAGTCCGTGGTGATCGCGGTGGTCGGCGTGCTGATGATCGCCTACGTGCTGATCGGCGGCATGAAGGGCACCACGTGGGTGCAGATCATCAAAGCCGTCCTGCTGATCGCCGGCGCAGGCTTGATGACCTTCATGGTGCTGGCCAAGTTCGGGCTGAACTTCTCCGAGATCCTCGGCTCGGCTCAGTCGGCGATCAGCGGCGCCACCACAGCCGGTGTCGCCGATCGAGACGTGCTGGCCCCGGGCGCGCAGTACGGCGGCTCGCTGACCTCGCAGATCAACTTCATCTCGCTGGCGCTGGCACTGGTGCTCGGCACCGCCGGCCTGCCCCACGTGCTGATGCGGTTCTACACCGTGCCCACCGCCAAAGAGGCACGGCGGTCCGTGGTCTGGGCGATTGCCCTGATCGGCGCCTTCTACCTGTTCACCCTGGTGCTGGGATACGGCGCGGCGGCCATCGTCGGCCCCGACCGCATCCTCGGCGCGGCCGGCGGAGTCAACTCGGCGGCACCGCTGCTGGCTTTCCAGCTCGGCGGCGTGGTCCTGCTGGGCATCATCTCCGCGGTGGCGTTCGCGACGATCCTCGCGGTCGTGGCCGGGCTGACCATCACCGCGTCGGCGTCGTTCGCCCACGACATCTACGCGACCGTGCGCAAATCGCACAAGGTCACCGAGCACGAACAAGTGCGGGTCTCGCGGATCACCGCGGTGGTGCTGGGCGCACTGGCGATCGGCTTGGGCATCCTGGCCAATGGCCAGAACATCGCGTTCCTGGTGGCGCTGGCGTTCGCGGTCGCCGCGGCGGCCAACCTGCCCACCATCGTGTACTCGCTGTACTGGAAGCGGTTCAACACCCGCGGCGCGCTGTGGAGCATGTACGGCGGCCTGATCTCGACCATCGTGTTGATCGTCTTCTCCCCCGCGGTGTCCGGCTCGCCGACGTCGATGATCCCCGGGTCCGACTTCGCGTGGTTCCCGCTGGCCAACCCCGGCATCGTGTCGATCCCGCTGGCGTTCGTGCTGGGCATCGTCGGCACCCTGACCTCGCCGGACGACGAGGATCCGAAGGTGGCCGCCGAGATGGAGGTCCGGTCGCTGACCGGGATCGGCGCCGAGAAGGCCGTCGCGCACTGA
- a CDS encoding PPOX class F420-dependent oxidoreductase codes for MTRDVFDDKLLALLAGNTLGVLATVKRDGRPQLSNVSYHFDPRALTISVSITEPRAKTRNLRRDPRAAIHVSSDDGWAYAVAEGDAILSPPAADPHDDTVEGLIALYRTLAGEHPDWADYRRAMVDDRRVLMTLPISHVYGMPPGRR; via the coding sequence ATGACGCGTGATGTCTTCGACGACAAGCTGCTGGCCCTGCTGGCCGGCAACACGCTGGGTGTACTGGCCACGGTGAAGCGGGATGGCAGACCGCAACTGTCGAATGTGTCCTACCACTTCGACCCGCGTGCGCTGACCATCTCGGTGTCGATTACCGAGCCCCGGGCCAAAACCCGCAACCTGCGCCGCGATCCGCGTGCGGCCATCCACGTCAGCTCTGATGACGGCTGGGCCTATGCCGTCGCCGAAGGCGACGCGATACTCAGTCCGCCGGCTGCCGATCCGCACGACGACACCGTGGAAGGGTTGATCGCGCTGTACCGCACACTGGCCGGCGAGCATCCCGACTGGGCGGACTACCGTCGCGCCATGGTCGATGATCGCCGGGTGCTGATGACGCTGCCGATCTCGCATGTCTATGGCATGCCCCCGGGGCGGCGTTGA
- a CDS encoding MFS transporter, whose protein sequence is MRRRRNTRRRETAEFSVRRYSMALLAYAFAAIMVGTTLPTPMYALFGVDLQFSVLTTTVIFAAYAGGVLAALLAFGRWSDVLGRRPVLLAGIAFAAASAVVFVLADSVTELIVGRVLSGLSAGLFTGTATAAVIEAAPPAWRSRAAAVASVANIGGLGIGPVLAGILVEYAPRPLDLSFVIHLVLVVLAAAAVLWSPETSPRQGTLGVQRLAVPAQVRSVFLVAALAGFAGFAVTGLFAAVAPSFMAEIVGIGNHALAGLVAGSVFLTSAVAQVAARSTDPERAIAAGCALLIAGMVILAAALHLSSLPGMVAAAVVSGVGQGLSFSRGLAAVSERTPPDRRAEVSSTYFVVGYVAIAIPVVGVGVAAQAWGLRISGVVFAAGVAALSALALVVIVLQTRRRSDQARTALV, encoded by the coding sequence ATGCGCCGCCGGCGGAATACCCGCCGGCGCGAGACCGCTGAGTTCTCCGTGCGCCGCTACTCGATGGCCCTGCTGGCCTACGCCTTCGCCGCGATCATGGTCGGCACCACACTGCCCACGCCGATGTACGCATTGTTCGGCGTGGACCTGCAGTTCTCGGTGCTCACGACGACGGTGATCTTCGCGGCGTATGCGGGCGGCGTGCTGGCCGCGCTGCTGGCCTTCGGCCGATGGTCTGACGTGCTGGGCCGGCGGCCGGTATTGCTGGCGGGCATCGCCTTCGCGGCCGCCAGCGCGGTGGTGTTCGTGCTGGCCGATTCGGTGACCGAACTGATCGTCGGTCGCGTGCTCTCGGGGTTGTCGGCGGGTCTGTTCACCGGTACTGCCACCGCAGCGGTCATCGAAGCAGCGCCGCCGGCGTGGCGGTCCCGTGCCGCAGCCGTCGCCTCGGTGGCCAACATCGGCGGGCTGGGCATCGGCCCGGTGCTGGCCGGCATCCTGGTGGAATACGCGCCGCGCCCACTCGACCTGAGCTTCGTCATCCACCTCGTCCTGGTCGTGCTGGCGGCTGCCGCGGTGCTCTGGTCACCGGAGACCTCTCCGCGTCAAGGCACGTTGGGAGTGCAGCGCCTGGCAGTGCCTGCGCAGGTGCGGTCGGTGTTCCTGGTGGCCGCTCTGGCCGGCTTCGCCGGGTTCGCCGTCACCGGTCTGTTCGCCGCGGTCGCCCCGTCGTTCATGGCCGAGATCGTCGGCATCGGCAACCACGCGCTGGCCGGGCTGGTCGCCGGATCGGTCTTCTTGACCTCGGCGGTCGCGCAGGTCGCTGCCCGTTCGACCGATCCCGAACGTGCCATCGCGGCCGGCTGCGCACTCCTGATCGCGGGCATGGTGATCCTGGCCGCGGCGCTGCACCTGTCCTCATTGCCGGGAATGGTCGCGGCGGCCGTGGTCTCGGGGGTCGGGCAGGGCCTCAGCTTCAGCCGCGGCCTGGCCGCCGTCTCCGAACGCACTCCGCCCGACCGTCGCGCCGAGGTGAGCTCGACCTATTTCGTGGTCGGCTACGTCGCTATCGCGATCCCGGTGGTGGGGGTAGGCGTGGCCGCACAGGCCTGGGGCTTGCGGATCTCTGGTGTGGTGTTCGCCGCGGGGGTGGCCGCACTGTCTGCGCTCGCCCTGGTGGTGATTGTGTTGCAGACGCGGCGACGCTCCGACCAAGCCCGCACAGCCCTGGTGTGA